In Prunus dulcis chromosome 1, ALMONDv2, whole genome shotgun sequence, the following are encoded in one genomic region:
- the LOC117619531 gene encoding uncharacterized protein LOC117619531, with the protein MEEQCSLLDMRWRPSIFVWEVSCKSSRAFNLGVTDLGSGDFFFSTPFDSGFHLSCLRIFASFVFSLNTPKSKGLKICILLPFSSLDTPKSKGLSIWILLSYSRYKNSSNSLFSNINQY; encoded by the exons ATGGAAGAACAGTGTTCGTTGCTGGACATGCGTTGGAGGCCGTCGATTTTTGTTTGGGAGGTGAGCTGCAAATCCAGCCGCGCTTTCAATCTTGGTGTCACAGATTTGGGATCGGgagatttcttcttttctacaCCCTTCGACTCAGGCTTCCATCTTTCTTGCTTGCGAATATTTGCATCGTTTGTCTTCAG CTTGAATACACCAAAAAGCAAGGGACTGAAGATTTGCATTTTGCTGCCATTTTCAAG CTTGGATACACCAAAAAGCAAGGGACTAAGCATTTGGATTCTGCTATCATATTCAAGGTATAAAAACTCTTCCAATTCATTGTTTTCTAACATTAACCAATATTAG